A segment of the Nostoc sp. TCL26-01 genome:
TTCATCTACCATTTTCAATTATTATGAATCAATCAATAAATCCAGGGGCAGAATTATTTTTTAACCAGGGATTAGAGTATCACAAAAATGTGGAATATGCCAAGGCGATCGCTAGTTTTAATCAGGTTCTAGAAATTCAACCAGATTTAGCAGTAGCATGGAATGAACGAGGTTGGAATTTATTTTTGTTAGATGATCCTGAAAGTGCAACAGCAGCACTGGCTAGCTTTGATCAAGCCATAGCAATTCAACCTGATAATTTCTCTGCTTGGCATCGTCGAGGACAAGTTCAGTTAGAACGTTTTAGCGATTATGAAGGGTCTTTATTGAGTTTTGCTAGAGCCTTAGCCATCCAAACAGATGATTATGATGTTTGGTGGGATCAAAGTTTTGCTTTATATCAATTAGGTCGCTACGATGAAGCTTTAGCTAGCTATGACAAAACTCTAGAAATTCAGCCAAATAGTTTATCAGCTTGGCAAGAACGGAGTTATTTGTTATTTGAAATTGGTCGTTATGATGAATCTTTGCTGAGTTATGAAAAGCTTTTAGAAATCAAGCCAGATGATTATGGAAGTTGGCATGACCGGGGCAAAGTATTAGAGACTTTAAATCGTTACTCTGAGGCAATCGCTAGTTATGATCAAGCCTTAGCCATCAAATCAGATGCTAGTGATATTTGGACAGAACGAGGAAATGTTTTAGAGAAATTAGGTGATACGACAGCAGCAATTGCCAGTCATGAAAATGCTTTAAAATGCAATTATGCCAGTGAAAATGCCTGGTATGATTGGTTTCATATCTTAGTTCATTTTGGCAAAATTGACGAAGCGATCGCTGCTTGTGATCAAGCAATTAGTATTTTAGATAATAAATTCGCAGCCTGGCAAAATCGCGGTCTTTTATTACATGAATTGGGACGTTATGCAGAAGCGATCTCCAGTTATCAAAAAGCGCTAGCAATAAATCCCGAAGATGCAGATACTTTTTATAATATCGCTTGCTGTCACGCTCTCCAAGAAAATCTAGAACTAGCTATTAAAAACTTGCAACAAGCCATAGATTTGAGTGCCGAAACATCTAGAGAAGCAGCCAAAATCGACCCCGATTTTGACAAAATTCGAGATGCAAATGAGTTTCAAGCTTTAATTTTCTGAAAAACAAGATCCCCGAATTCTTAGAGGATGTTTAAAAAGTCGGTCAGGATGTAAAAAAGCTCTCTCAGTGTAAGCTGTGAATAGAAAGAACACAGCACCGAGAGAGTAGCATGAGTAAAGCATACCCCAGTAATTTGACTGATGCACAATAAAAAAAGGGAGAAGCTAATTTTTTTCGCTCTCATTTTAGTAAACTCTCCCTAATAGCTATAATTAGATTATTGGATGAAACACCTACAACGAACCATCTGAAAGATCACATAGCAACCTGAGATATTAAATCATCTAATTCCTTATCAATATTATTCACATTTTGAGCTAATATGTCCAACTGCTTTAGTTTTTTATCAACTTCTCCCTGACCTTTTTGTTTCTCGGCTAGTGCATTATTAACCTGTTGTCGAATATTTTGAATTTCTGCTGCTAATCCACCATCTAGGGTACTTTTCACCTTACTAAGTTCTGCGGAAACACCATTACCAACCTTTTCAATAATATCCGTAGTTGATTTACTCAGTTCTTCTGAGAATTTCTTACCTACTTCCTCTTTAATTTTTTTACTAAGTCCCCCTTCCATTAATTTGCCCTGAACCAATGCAGCAACAAGCATTGGAACTAAAGTTACAGGATTTAGCCCTAAAAATACATAACCTACAATTCCAATTACGAGTTGTGGTATTAAACTTCTCAACATCTCTTGATAGCCAAATGTAGCTCCAATAGTAGCTGAACCAATCCCCCCTACTAGAAAACCACCTCCTGCGGAAAGAAGTCTTTCTACCGCAGACACATTTCTAACACCAACATCTTCTTTTGATACATTTACCTTTGAAATAGAAACTCCAGAAATTTCTAAGCGAAGATTATCTACCCGCTTTATAAATTCAGTAGCTTCCGCATCAAGCGAACTTTTAATATGTTCCATTCTATTTACCAGTAATGGCTCAAGCTCGGAACTTTGCCACTTAGAAAATTCTACTTCCACCTGACTTTCTAAGTGGCTACTAACTTCCTTAATAGCAGCTTCTATACTGGGTCTAGGGTCAGTAAACAATAACTTAACCCCATTCTCAAGTTCATATTCCTGGGTTATAGTTTTGATTTTAGGAATTAACTCTCGAATAAAATCCTTAGTTTTATAACTTACTTGCTCTTTAGTATCTTCAATCGAGTTTTCTAACTTTTTGACGATATTTCGACGTTTTTCCTCTAAAAGTTTTAACGGTTCTTGTGCTTCTGCATAACGTTTTTCTAATTCTGCTACATCTGTCTCAAGCATACTTCTTTGCTCAGGTATGCTTTTTCTGACTTCTCGGATTGAATTTTTTAATTCTTGGGCAGGACGAAGAATCTTTACTCGACCTCTCTCGTTTGTTAAAAATTTCTGAAGTTCAATTTCTAATCGTGGTACACCTGAATTTTGCAGTGCCTCAGCATCATTTTCAAGTTTTCCATCTAGCCCTCCTAATGCATTGATAAAGAATATACGTTCGGAGCCTAATCGAGTGCGGTTAGATAGCTTAGAATTCGCAAATTGTTTGACTTTTTCAACTTCATTTTTGCGAATCATATTGATGCGATTACAAATGAAGAAAATATCCTCATGTCCCATTGGTCTCAGTTTGTTATCAACTACTTCTTGTTCAGATTTAGAAAATAGTTGTTCGCAGGAAAGGACGAGAAGGATAGCATCTACAGTAACTAGATAACTCTCCGTGACTTGTTGACGGGTTTTGTGTTCATTCAAACCAGGAGAGTCAATAATTTCTACACCATTCTCACAAAGTTGAAGAGGCCAGAAAAGTTCTAGTTTTTCGTAGGGACTTTCATTTATTGCTTGACTTTGGTCAGCATCATCCTGGATAACTACATACTCTTCAATTTTATTTATTGGTACATCACGAGGTTCTTGTGCTGGTTGACCGTCAGATTTATTAAAATGTAGTAAAGCTCTTTTGGTCTTACTCCATTTCACTTCGTTAATAATTGCAGTACATGGTGTAGAGTATGCAGGCAAAATTTCTTCACCTAATAAGGCATTAATAAAAGTGCTTTTACCTCGTTTGAACTCCCCAAGTACCATAACTTTAAAGCTACTGGACTGCACCAATTCCTTCAAAGAATTGAGGTTTGCTTCTTGGTCGGGTATATTGAGCGCTCGTATAATATTAGTCTGACGTTCAATCAAACTGACAAGAGTGTTGGTTTTTTGCTTAAATTCTTTATAACCTTTATCATCTATGGTTTGTAGCATTTTTTATCCTCCGGAAAAATTGGTTATTTTAAATTTACAAAGCAGAAGCTATTTCTTGCTGCAAATCTAAAGCTAGTTTAAGAATTTGTTGCCAGTTTTTTTCATTATCGCTATTGGCTTGATTCATATTGAAAGCAGCTTTCTTGGCAAACTTCCAAGCTGCTTGCTCACTCTCTATATCATCTATAATTATTTGATATAAACGACGCAAACGCTCTGAAACTTGTTGGCAATATTCGTCAGTAGAAGCATCGACTATATGTTTTAGCTCATCTGATAAAACCTCTCTTTGTGTATCTAGCTCTTTGTTGAGATACTGTTCGCTAAAAATTAGCACCCCTGTACTAGCAGCTATTCCAATTGGACCACCTAAGACTGAACCCGCAATCATTGCCGCAGTGCTACCAATTCTGGTAAATAAGCGATATTTTTGTACATCAGTGATGTCTCGATTTTCGAGTTCAAACTGAATTTCTGTACTTTGCTGTGGTGTAAAAACTTGTTGCTTAATAGTCGTATTGAAAAGTTTTGACATTTCATTTTGTAACCATTCAATATCTTGGGATAACAACTTTAATAAAAAGCTTTCAAATTTGCGACTTAAAATTGTTAATTCACGTCTGAGGCGAAAAGGTAAATCACGTTCCCACCACAGTTTTAAATCTGGAGTTCTTTGAATTTCAAATTCTAAGTTCTCAATTAATTCTTTTTGGTTTGCAGCAACTTGCTGACGTATTTCTTTAGCTCGTCGTAACCTCCTTTTATCTAGTTCTAAGTGTAGATTGTCCCAAGTAATGTCTGCTTTTTCAATTTCGTTCTCAGCTTGGCGTAAAGAGCATTTTATTTCCTCTGCATTCATACGCATAGTAGAAATAGCCCCTTGGGTTATCTCTGCCATTTGATTTAACCAGTCACTAAGTTGTTTGCGTACTTGGCGACTCCGCCATACACGACGTTCACCTCGATCTACTAAAGATTCAATTTCAGTGATAATACTTGCCAAAGTATCTGCTTCTTGCTGTGATTCTTCAATGGGATATGTCGAAAGTACAGGAATATTGCTGGCAACATTAGTAATTCGATTGCAAATATTTTGCATTACCTTCGCTCTTTCGTCTGGGGGAATCATATCCAATTTAGAGACTGCGACTATAATACGAGGAACATGGCGACCTATTACTTCTTGCTCTAGAAAAGCTGCTTCCGTCATGCTAAAGGGAGAGGTTGCACTGACAACTAAAACCGCAGCATCACATTGGTTTAATAAGTCCAAAACCATATTGGCTCGTCTATCGCTCAAATCTCCTGCACCAGGAGTATCAATAATTTCTGTATCTAGCGATCGCAACCACTCATGGTTCAAACTAATACGTACACCCGCAAACACTTCTTTGTCAGAACCAGCTTGATCAGTTGCTAACAGTTCCTCCCACGATGTTTCTTCTAGAGGTCGAATATCTACTTTTCCCCCTAATCTCACTTCCATCTGTTCTTCTGAACCAGCAACAATCGAGGTGAGTGTGGCTGTAGTGGGTAGTACACCTTCAGGTAAAATATTTCTATCTAATAAACGATTAATCAGATAACTTTTTCCTCTACTAAATTCCCCAACAAATGCAAGACGAAATCCTGGTAGTATTCGTCTTTTCTCAATAGCTGTCAGCAACAAGGACATACGCTTTCCTAATTCTTGGTTCTCGGAAGACACAGAATTAGTAATATCAGTACATTGCTTAAACCAATTATCTAACCTTTCTGTTAAATCAATAGGAACTTTAATTGGTGTTTCTGGTACTTGAAAGTTTAATTTGTCTAATGAAATATTTTCTTCTTTGCTATTTACAACTTCTAGAGAAATAGCTGGTATATTAGGAAGCAACCATTCTTTACTTTCCGGAACTAAATCGTGATAGTACAGATAAAACTCTTGTGGTAAAAGCCCAGAATAATACTTTGCTAAATCAAGAAAATCTTCTTTACTTTTGTTTATACTGCTACAAAAATTATCTAGAGTTGAAAATAAAGTATTTTCACGAAGGGTACGTATTTGAGGAGTCAAATTTACAGAAGTATCAGCAGGTTGAGTACTAATTACTTGGGGTTGCCATAGAGGATTATTTGCTTTGATTGGTCGCAAATCAACCTTTTTGACAACTTGCATTGTTGCTAAAGACCATTCCACAACCGCCCAAGGTGTTCCATACCCCTCAGTTTTATCCTTACTGTTTTTAGGAACAGTCAACAGAGAAATAATTCCCCATTCACCAAGTCTTTGTACTGGGATGGGAGCAAGTGCAATTGTCTCAAAGGTAACCCAATCTCTCAAATCAGAGAGGCGATGGATACCTCTAGGTAACGAAGCGATACCTTTTTGTTGGATAGTGGTTTCCGTAGACAATTGTCTGAGTAAATTTCTATCAATATTCATGTTATGTTTCCTCCATTTTAAACTGAAATAGTTTGCTCAGGTGCGTCTGCTACCACAAGGAAATTACTATGATCTTCCCAGGCATTTAAGAAATCTAGAGCATCGACAGCTGCCATTTTCCCGTTAGGATTTCCACTATCATTAATAATTATTTTTACTGAACCATCGGGTTGTGTATCTAAACCTGTTACCCAAACGGCATGACCAGCATTAGTTTGTTCAATAGCCGCACCATTCGCATCCCGCATTGGATTCCATATTTCGTTTGCATCAAGACCAACAATTACGCGATCACCTTTTTCTAGTGCATCTGCAATGTCTTCAAGATTGGCATTATATTTTTGTTCTGTTGGAATACCAAGTTCGTTTAAAAGCTTACCTACATCACTTGGACGGGTTCCAATTTCAGGGTCAAACCATCCATTTTCTTGAGCAATCTCACAAGCTTTTTCTTCAGGAATACAAACACCTGTAATAGACTCAAAAACGCTAGTCTGAGCAACTACAGCACAGGAACTTTGACCTCTTTGTTGTTGCCAGAATTGAGAGTTTTCTACTGGTTTTCCAAATCCATCAAACTCATCAACATCCCATTGATTGTCTGGTATAACCCAATCTAATAATTGATGAAAGACATCAACTACATTAAAAGCAGATAATTCTTCTATAGAAATATTTTCAACAGAACTATCTGAAATATCAAGTATTACTTCATCAGAGTATGACAATAAGAACTCTGTTTGCATATCCATCTCTTCCGGAGATAGGATATCATCTGAGTTAAATTCATCAATAAACCATTCCTCACAGCTTCTCAATATATCGTCAATCATAATTTTTATATTTTAAAATTTCAAAGTTACCTTAAAGTAGAGTTAGCAAAGACTTCAAGAGACTGAATTCTGGTATTAATTTCCAGTAAGTCAGTTTGAATATCTTGTTGAAGCCTATTTAGGCGTTCTTTTTTCTCTTTTTGCTCATGCTGCATAGTATTAACAATTTTCTGATAGGTGGTAATGTATGTATCAATGTGCCTGTTGAGGGAATTTATCATTTGCTGAAAATAGCTTTCTAAGGATTGTTCTACTGCTTTTTCTGCTGAGTAAAAATAATCATTAATTTTGGGTTGTAGCTCATTCCAAGAGCGATTTTGAAGTTCACTTAATGATGGACCCAAAAAACTACCAAAAATACCACCTAACAAACTACCTAACGCAGATCCAACAACTGTTCCTAAGCCTGGGAGAATTATCGTTCCTATTAATGCTCCTGCCCCTCCTCCCGCGCCTACGCCTACATTTCTATTCGATGTATCTCCTGCTGTATTACTAAGTTCAGAGGCTACAGACATTACGTTGGAGGTATTAACTTGAATAGCATCTTTAACTATTACTTTCGTATCTAAATTAGCTTTAGTTGATAGTGCTTGAAGATTTTTGTACTGTTTGGAAAACTTTTTGTCAAAATGTGATTTAACGTTCATGAAAGAGCTATTTAGTTCGCCTGTGGCAATCTTTAATTCTTTATCAAGAGTGAAATTAGCATTATCAAATATAGGGGAAACTTTATTCTCTAGTAAGGCTTTTAGCTCGGTTTTACTTGTTGTATCAAAAATTGATTTTTGTAGGCTTGATATTGTACTTTCTCTGCAACTAGCAACTAATTTATTCAATTTAGGTTTTGTTTGAGAAGTAGCATTTTGAATCATCTTTGAGCATTCTGCATATTGCTCAGACGTAAATGACGCTAAATCTCGGATGATTTCACCCTCCATTACTTCCTGCTGGCGTCTAAACTGTTCTTGTTGCTCTCTAAGGTGTGATTCAGATTGACGAAAAACTTGTGTTAATAATCTAGCTACACTTTCTGCTATTACAACTTCTCGACTACTTCCTAAATATTCATGTAATTTTTCTTCTAGTTCTACAAATTTATCATTCCAATGCCTAAGCTTGTCTTCAACTTCTTCTGCTCCAGTGAAAGTGTCCATAACTATTTGTGGTGCAGCTTCAAGCAACAACAAACGGTCTATTTTGAGATTTTCTCTAAGTCTTTTTTCGATAGTTTTAACAAGCTTAGATTGCTCTTTTTGACGAATACTATCCATCTTAGTAACTATAAATACACAACGATGGATATACTGATAAAGTGGTCCTGAAAGAAAATTAATAAGCGTATCGGAGACAGGCTGATTTGCAGGTATAACAATTACAGCGGCATCAGCCTCATTTTCCACAACTGTCCAAGTCACTTTCCCGTGTTCTTCGTTCCCAGCATTAGTCCCAGGGGTGTCTATAATAACAATTCCACTCTTGAGAAAATTAGCCGGATGGTAAATCTTAATATTATCTAAAGCTCTTGCCAATTCCTCTTCAGATGTTATCATTTGCACAAACTGCTGCGGCGAAATTCCACTTTTCACTGCATCATTCGATGTAACTAATGTGCTGGGAGTATATGGAATTTTGGTAGTTTTATATTGATGCTTTAAGCTATGACTTATCATTGTTGCAATGAGTATCACTACAGGTAATAGAGTCAAGCCCAAAAGCCAGAAGGATATGCTGGATAACCAAATCATTAAAGGAATCCAAATAAATAGACTTGGAATCCAGGCAATTTTACGGGTAGTCTTTTTCGGTTCTTCTTCAAGTTTTTGAATAAACTGTTTTGGTCTTGTTTCTTTGAATAAAGCCTCAGCACTAAAGTTGTTAGAAAAAATTATTTTTGTTGCAGTCGCTGTTGCTACTAGTGCAGAAGTTTTTAGTAAATCATCCCGAAGTAAAGCATTGATAAATGTACTTTTGCCACTGGAAAATTCACCAATTATGGCTAAATAAAGATTGGGATCGTTACGACGTTTTTTAACCTTTTCTAGCTGTTTATATAATTCTTGCCTAGCAAGTTCTGATATGCTGGGTCTTTGAATGACTCGTTCTAAGAAATTAATGTGCTGATTAATTTTATTTGTGTATTCATTTACCTCTGTCATTATCAGATACCTTGAAATTACTAGAGGGATAAGTATTATTTAGCCTCAACCTTAATACCCTAATAACACTAGAGTAAAAAATAACATACGTTATTGTGTCTTATTTTTTACATAATAGTCACTATGCTTCTTCATCACTTTTTATGCTAAAAACGCTTATAAAATACCTCAAGTTTCTTGCTAGGTAAGAAAGGTAGTTTTTAAGCTTGGATTTTGAGCCTTTGGAATAAAATTAAGATTAAAACAGTGCAAAATCCTTGCTATCAAACGCAAATACCGAATTATTATTTAAAGTTAAGTATAATATCTACGGAAGATTTATCATTATAAATACTTAATAATACATATAGCTCATAACCTAGTAGCCTGTCAAGATATAAGCTGTACATAGATAATTCTGTAATATCTGTGAGTATATAGACATATGATTCCAGGGGAAATCATTACACCCACCGGGGAAATCGAACTAAATGCAGGTCGTGATAGTGTAAAGTTGCGTG
Coding sequences within it:
- a CDS encoding tetratricopeptide repeat protein, with translation MNQSINPGAELFFNQGLEYHKNVEYAKAIASFNQVLEIQPDLAVAWNERGWNLFLLDDPESATAALASFDQAIAIQPDNFSAWHRRGQVQLERFSDYEGSLLSFARALAIQTDDYDVWWDQSFALYQLGRYDEALASYDKTLEIQPNSLSAWQERSYLLFEIGRYDESLLSYEKLLEIKPDDYGSWHDRGKVLETLNRYSEAIASYDQALAIKSDASDIWTERGNVLEKLGDTTAAIASHENALKCNYASENAWYDWFHILVHFGKIDEAIAACDQAISILDNKFAAWQNRGLLLHELGRYAEAISSYQKALAINPEDADTFYNIACCHALQENLELAIKNLQQAIDLSAETSREAAKIDPDFDKIRDANEFQALIF
- a CDS encoding dynamin family protein; translation: MLQTIDDKGYKEFKQKTNTLVSLIERQTNIIRALNIPDQEANLNSLKELVQSSSFKVMVLGEFKRGKSTFINALLGEEILPAYSTPCTAIINEVKWSKTKRALLHFNKSDGQPAQEPRDVPINKIEEYVVIQDDADQSQAINESPYEKLELFWPLQLCENGVEIIDSPGLNEHKTRQQVTESYLVTVDAILLVLSCEQLFSKSEQEVVDNKLRPMGHEDIFFICNRINMIRKNEVEKVKQFANSKLSNRTRLGSERIFFINALGGLDGKLENDAEALQNSGVPRLEIELQKFLTNERGRVKILRPAQELKNSIREVRKSIPEQRSMLETDVAELEKRYAEAQEPLKLLEEKRRNIVKKLENSIEDTKEQVSYKTKDFIRELIPKIKTITQEYELENGVKLLFTDPRPSIEAAIKEVSSHLESQVEVEFSKWQSSELEPLLVNRMEHIKSSLDAEATEFIKRVDNLRLEISGVSISKVNVSKEDVGVRNVSAVERLLSAGGGFLVGGIGSATIGATFGYQEMLRSLIPQLVIGIVGYVFLGLNPVTLVPMLVAALVQGKLMEGGLSKKIKEEVGKKFSEELSKSTTDIIEKVGNGVSAELSKVKSTLDGGLAAEIQNIRQQVNNALAEKQKGQGEVDKKLKQLDILAQNVNNIDKELDDLISQVAM
- a CDS encoding dynamin family protein yields the protein MNIDRNLLRQLSTETTIQQKGIASLPRGIHRLSDLRDWVTFETIALAPIPVQRLGEWGIISLLTVPKNSKDKTEGYGTPWAVVEWSLATMQVVKKVDLRPIKANNPLWQPQVISTQPADTSVNLTPQIRTLRENTLFSTLDNFCSSINKSKEDFLDLAKYYSGLLPQEFYLYYHDLVPESKEWLLPNIPAISLEVVNSKEENISLDKLNFQVPETPIKVPIDLTERLDNWFKQCTDITNSVSSENQELGKRMSLLLTAIEKRRILPGFRLAFVGEFSRGKSYLINRLLDRNILPEGVLPTTATLTSIVAGSEEQMEVRLGGKVDIRPLEETSWEELLATDQAGSDKEVFAGVRISLNHEWLRSLDTEIIDTPGAGDLSDRRANMVLDLLNQCDAAVLVVSATSPFSMTEAAFLEQEVIGRHVPRIIVAVSKLDMIPPDERAKVMQNICNRITNVASNIPVLSTYPIEESQQEADTLASIITEIESLVDRGERRVWRSRQVRKQLSDWLNQMAEITQGAISTMRMNAEEIKCSLRQAENEIEKADITWDNLHLELDKRRLRRAKEIRQQVAANQKELIENLEFEIQRTPDLKLWWERDLPFRLRRELTILSRKFESFLLKLLSQDIEWLQNEMSKLFNTTIKQQVFTPQQSTEIQFELENRDITDVQKYRLFTRIGSTAAMIAGSVLGGPIGIAASTGVLIFSEQYLNKELDTQREVLSDELKHIVDASTDEYCQQVSERLRRLYQIIIDDIESEQAAWKFAKKAAFNMNQANSDNEKNWQQILKLALDLQQEIASAL
- a CDS encoding dynamin family protein encodes the protein MTEVNEYTNKINQHINFLERVIQRPSISELARQELYKQLEKVKKRRNDPNLYLAIIGEFSSGKSTFINALLRDDLLKTSALVATATATKIIFSNNFSAEALFKETRPKQFIQKLEEEPKKTTRKIAWIPSLFIWIPLMIWLSSISFWLLGLTLLPVVILIATMISHSLKHQYKTTKIPYTPSTLVTSNDAVKSGISPQQFVQMITSEEELARALDNIKIYHPANFLKSGIVIIDTPGTNAGNEEHGKVTWTVVENEADAAVIVIPANQPVSDTLINFLSGPLYQYIHRCVFIVTKMDSIRQKEQSKLVKTIEKRLRENLKIDRLLLLEAAPQIVMDTFTGAEEVEDKLRHWNDKFVELEEKLHEYLGSSREVVIAESVARLLTQVFRQSESHLREQQEQFRRQQEVMEGEIIRDLASFTSEQYAECSKMIQNATSQTKPKLNKLVASCRESTISSLQKSIFDTTSKTELKALLENKVSPIFDNANFTLDKELKIATGELNSSFMNVKSHFDKKFSKQYKNLQALSTKANLDTKVIVKDAIQVNTSNVMSVASELSNTAGDTSNRNVGVGAGGGAGALIGTIILPGLGTVVGSALGSLLGGIFGSFLGPSLSELQNRSWNELQPKINDYFYSAEKAVEQSLESYFQQMINSLNRHIDTYITTYQKIVNTMQHEQKEKKERLNRLQQDIQTDLLEINTRIQSLEVFANSTLR